DNA sequence from the Juglans microcarpa x Juglans regia isolate MS1-56 chromosome 5S, Jm3101_v1.0, whole genome shotgun sequence genome:
ttttttccttttttctggGGTACCTCTTTGGTCATTGAGAAAAttgggagaagaaaagaaagaaaatttggaacgtttcggtttttttttttcgcaagGCGGGGGGGTTGTAATGTGAGTGTCTGGTATCCAGGCTTTAGATTTCTTGTGTATTGATTACAGAGAGAATGTAGCAGTAGGACGTGGGCATATTTTATCAGTCTTGTGGTAACAGCTAAAACAAAAAGGATTCATTCATTTGGGCCAAAATTTCTGTTTTGGATTAGTTTTTGTGTTCCAGGATACCAATGTCAATGTGCAGAAACTTCAAAATGCGAACTTTGATTTTGATGTTTTCTCAAactctgtttggttgctgagaaaattaaataagaaacaAGTGTTTTCATATATATGCTTGTTGTTTCATATGAATTCGAGGAAAAGGATGCGGCATATAACCACAGCGTAATACAATTATTTGGGATCAGTGAATTctcatatatttacaatttagaAACCAAGATACTGTAGACCTGagattaaaacttaaaatttatttcctaTTCAGGCTCCTCTGGTCAAATTGGTCGCTAGGCATTCATTGAATTGAAACTCCGTCCAGTACAATGGAAGAATTTTAAATCTACTAATCTTGAAATTGTTCCCTACACATTTATATCCCAAGCTTCACTGAGCATTTGTGCTCTGCATGTTTCGTCTGACCACTTTTTAGAGGCTGGCATTGATGGGTTGGAGCAAATGTTGCACTGTTTCTTTATTGAGTGTTCAGTTAAGTTAATCGTTGGATTTGATAAAAAGGCATTCTGGTATATCATCGAATGATGcattcaagaaaaattatacttctCCTGTACTTAATTGACTAACTCCCCAACCCTTCTGGCTTGTCTGGGGTTGCTTTTAGGTACTAGTGGCAGAATGATGGCTGTTATGCTTTTCAAGTTAAAGGTAGAAGGCTGATTCATTAGATTGTCAAAATTAAATCTCTATGGATGTGTTTGTATGTGCAGCCCTGGCTTTTTGTGCCTAAACAAATGGTCGCCCAAAGTATTCCTTCCTTTAGCATCTGGTTGTGACTGTATATCAAAacagtttccttttttttccttctccttgcTGTTGTATGTGATCATTTGACAGTAGCAACATTCATCTGTTTCCAAGAATCATGCTATGCAATACAAAtgagaaaattgagaaaactATTTGTTAGTTCAATATTTTGTTGTTATCCTTGTCCAGATTTATGCAATCTGAAAATTACATCTGCTCACTGCAGCTACTAAGTGATTGAGGTTGTGTGTGCTGGTGTGCATGATTGTGGATAGTCATGGGATGTATGATTGGGAATTAAAATTATGGACCATCTACTTTCTCAAGaatcttaaatttctttgttgaTTTTGATTCCCTATTGTATGTAGGGGGAGTTTAACTTGAGTAATTTTGAAGATGGAGTTCTATCACCCCCGACCCCAAGCACCTTCGACCTCAGCCGGATGGAAGACGAAGTCCCCAAGCAGTGAAGCTTccagtcccccccccccccaaagcaCGTCGTCTTTGTGATTTCTTggtttgctttgattttttccTTGTAGAGTTTGATGAACCTTAGTTATTTTGTCCATCAAAGTGGGGAAATTTCAACTCTATCCTCAACACCTTAAAGAGAAATTTCATACTGGCATGGCTTGAAGATATTATTGGTTTAGGATGGTTTGCGGTTTCTCAAGAAACATTTAGGACAAATACTTTATTGACAGATGGTCTTGTAGTAGTCTGTAGAGGCATCTTAgcctcgtcttcttcttcttcttcttcttctttttaatgccaaaatttgtaatttttaataagaatgAGAATTGTTACCATCGAGAAAAAGAGAATGTTTGAGTGGCATATGTCTTGGAGATTGACATGGTTTGTAGGCGTGTAGGGAGATTGACATGGTTTGTAGGTGTGTAGTGCATTTTTCAAAGTCGATGCTTAAtgtggaatgttttgtacaatttttattttattcggaAGCAAGTTTTCTGTGCAATATTTATTCCAAGTTGAGAGAAGTTCTAAAATTTCATCCTTGGTTCTAAAAGACATAAGAAGCTTGAAATAGTCTCTGAATtgttagttaaaaaaatatcgtTTTCCtgcttaaagaaaaattccaatAGCAGTTGATTAGTGTTTCAATTCcaatttttatttccttcattTATGTGAGTGTTTCCCAACCAAGCGTTTGTTGCTTagaaagaaaagtgaaaatatatacataattggAGCAGATATTACCGAATCAATACACGTTCAAActttacaaacaaaatattaCAGAAGTTGCTATCTCCTTTAAGATTGCCCCTTTCTCCATAATAATCTCATATAGACTTGAATCCAATTCAACAAGTGAAGAAAAAACCAACCCACCAACCGATTTTCTCATCTCCAAGTATGGCTTACCATCACTTCATAAACCAGACAGCACAATCCCACATACCCAGAATTCTATGCTATTCATGGCGATTAAGGATTCATGAATAACCCATTCCTTGCAAGAGTAAAACTTTTCTTTACCATCTTCCTTAGTTTCACCTTTCCCGAATCCTTGTCGAGACTTCTTGGTCTAGTTGGTTTCAGATGCTCTATTGCAGAAGACAGTAAATTCTCCACAAGGCTCAAAGCATGAGCTAGAAGAAGCCGAGCTTGGCCAAGATATGCAAGAGAGGAACCAATGGAAATGAAAAGCTCCAGCAAATTCAAGCTGCAGTTTAGATATTCATCCACAACAGCAATTTCCTAATTACCAATGGGGTAATCAATATCCACAGCTAGCGCTGCAAAATTTTTGTTGATGGCAGGTAGAAGGCATCATAGGATGCTGCATTTAGTCAAGttcctagaaaaaaaaaatggacttaagaaaaaatttgttaaaaaatttaaaaggatGCTGCAATTATACAT
Encoded proteins:
- the LOC121267932 gene encoding phosphoglycerate kinase, chloroplastic-like: MLELVVNADDVIDPEVEKLEASLPDGNILLLENVRFYKEEEKIAPDFSKKLTSLAELYMSDAFGTAHRAHASTEGVTKFLKPLVAGFLLQREIAVVDEYLNCSLNLLELFISIGSSLAYLGQARLLLAHALSLVENLLSSAIEHLKPTRPRSLDKDSGKVKLRKMVKKSFTLARNGLFMNP